From Haliotis asinina isolate JCU_RB_2024 chromosome 8, JCU_Hal_asi_v2, whole genome shotgun sequence, a single genomic window includes:
- the LOC137293879 gene encoding uncharacterized protein, with amino-acid sequence MATASSFQDDFLTCSICYDVYTIPKSLSCLHTFCLKCLSSYIVAEDEQFGVKRKKGFPCPLCRELIEAPCSSKPLEEWASDFKTNFYIENLMNALKVKESESQQLIKGNYILSNVSSMQSPVTPESMDLLSQATNSNRSGNLNSIPSVTSEMRRHFETAMTKNSSVPTLNLQIPETVNISHLACIQYQRRFDHLKDLSGEMQNDNTKVQLCAICVVGGVIAVLDFGNQSLKTFSNWNVQDVKMQSLHLAGKPKSVTNVLDSFVAVTVPCLKSIYIISIQSELEVVSVIRTERCYKSIHDSGSGNFIAVTCQIRQHETFSGDILGPIDVIDHEGKRLSSLRLCSELIQHDFTSISVSTSGLIYVVDSSAHALVCFTQYGHELFRYAPEIEEENFLSQNGLCCRTGDIYVTNFEDNSVLVIKCDDGLPVLQEKIVSMSDGVKQPMDVHVEPDGTVFVACWDGFVRVYSARAQASILKKPIRTALTPTSMDIPSQATNSNRSRNTTISSVTTGEHRRFETAITKNSSVPTLNLQIPETVNISHLACIQYQMRFDHLKDFSGEMQNDNTKVQLCAICVVGGVIAVLDFGNQSLKTFSNWNVQDVKMQSLHLAGKPKSVTSVLDSFVAVTVPCLKSIYIISIQSELEVVSVIRTERCYKSIHDSGSGNFIAVTCQIRQHETFSGDILGPIDVIDHEGKRLSSLRLCSELIQHDFTSISVSTSGLIYVVDSSAHALVCFTQYGHELFRYAPEIEEENFLSQNGLCCRTGDIYVTNFEDNSVFVIKCDDGLPVLQEKIVSMSDGVKQPMDVHVEPDGTVFVACWDGFVRVYSARAQPSVLKTHKETAV; translated from the coding sequence ATGGCTACAGCATCCAGTTTCCAAGATGACTTCCTCACTTGCAGCATCTGTTATGATGTGTACACGATACCTAAGTCCCTGTCATGTCTTCATACATTCTGCCTCAAATGTTTATCATCATACATCGTCGCTGAAGATGAACAGTTTGGAGTAAAACGTAAAAAGGGTTTTCCGTGCCCACTCTGCAGAGAACTGATCGAAGCTCCTTGTTCATCTAAGCCTCTTGAAGAATGGGCCTCTGATTTCAAGACAAACTTCTACATAGAAAATTTGATGAATGCTTTGAAGGTCAAGGAGTCAGAGAGCCAGCAGTTAATAAAAGGCAACTACATCTTGAGCAATGTTAGTTCCATGCAGTCTCCTGTTACTCCTGAATCCATGGATCTGCTGTCTCAAGCTACAAATTCAAATAGGTCTGGAAACCTCAACAGTATTCCCTCAGTAACTAGTGAAATGCGTAGACATTTTGAGACTGCTATGACAAAGAATTCATCAGTACCTACTTTAAACCTTCAAATCCCAGAGACTGTCAACATTTCTCATCTAGCTTGTATACAATATCAGAGGCGGTTTGACCATCTCAAAGATCTTTCAGGGGAAATGCAAAATGACAATACCAAAGTCCAGTTGTGTGCAATATGTGTTGTTGGTGGAGTCATTGCCGTTTTGGACTTTGGAAATCAAAGCCTTAAAACCTTTTCCAACTGGAATGTACAAGATGTCAAAATGCAATCTCTTCATCTTGCAGGTAAGCCCAAGTCTGTCACCAATGTGTTAGACAGTTTTGTTGCAGTGACGGTTCCATGTCTGAAATCTATTTACATTATCTCAATTCAGTCAGAGCTTGAAGTTGTCTCAGTGATACGCACTGAACGATGCTATAAGAGCATACATGATTCTGGATCAGGAAACTTTATAGCTGTCACGTGTCAGATTCGTCAACATGAAACTTTCAGTGGTGATATTCTAGGCCCAATAGACGTTATTGATCATGAGGGAAAAAGGCTGTCTTCTTTACGCCTCTGCAGTGAACTGATTCAGCATGACTTCACCAGCATAAGTGTATCTACCTCTGGTTTGATCTATGTTGTTGATTCTTCAGCCCATGCATTGGTCTGCTTTACTCAATATGGCCATGAACTGTTCCGGTACGCACCTGAAATCGAAGAGGAAAACTTTCTTTCTCAAAATGGATTATGTTGTCGTACTggtgatatatatgttacaaaTTTTGAAGATAACAGTGTGCTTGTAATAAAGTGTGATGATGGACTTCCTGTCCTTCAGGAGAAGATTGTGTCCATGTCTGATGGTGTGAAGCAGCCCATGGATGTCCATGTAGAACCCGATGGGACTGTGTTTGTTGCATGCTGGGATGGTTTTGTTCGAGTGTATTCTGCCAGAGCACAAGCATCAATACTGAAGAAACCCATTCGAACTGCTCTCACTCCTACATCCATGGATATTCCATCTCAAGCTACAAACTCAAATAGGTCAAGAAACACCACCATATCCTCAGTAACTACTGGTGAGCATAGACGTTTTGAGACTGCTATAACAAAGAATTCTTCAGTGCCTACTTTAAACCTTCAAATCCCAGAGACTGTCAACATTTCTCATCTGGCTTGTATACAATATCAGATGCGGTTTGACCATCTCAAAGATTTTTCAGGGGAAATGCAAAATGACAATACCAAAGTCCAGTTGTGTGCAATATGTGTTGTTGGTGGAGTCATTGCCGTTTTGGACTTTGGAAATCAAAGCCTTAAAACCTTTTCCAACTGGAATGTACAAGATGTCAAAATGCAATCTCTTCATCTTGCAGGTAAGCCCAAGTCTGTCACCAGTGTGTTAGACAGTTTTGTTGCAGTGACGGTTCCATGTCTGAAATCTATTTACATTATCTCAATTCAGTCAGAGCTTGAAGTTGTCTCAGTGATACGCACTGAACGATGCTATAAGAGCATACATGATTCTGGATCAGGAAACTTTATAGCTGTCACGTGTCAGATTCGTCAACATGAAACTTTCAGTGGTGATATTCTAGGCCCAATAGACGTTATTGATCATGAAGGAAAAAGGCTGTCTTCTTTACGCCTCTGCAGTGAACTGATTCAGCATGACTTCACCAGCATAAGTGTATCTACCTCTGGTTTGATCTATGTTGTTGATTCTTCAGCCCATGCATTGGTCTGCTTTACTCAATATGGCCATGAACTGTTCCGGTACGCACCTGAAATCGAAGAGGAAAACTTTCTTTCTCAAAATGGATTATGTTGTCGTACTggtgatatatatgttacaaaTTTTGAAGATAACAGTGTGTTTGTAATAAAGTGTGATGATGGACTTCCTGTCCTTCAGGAGAAGATTGTGTCCATGTCTGATGGTGTGAAGCAGCCCATGGATGTCCATGTAGAACCCGATGGGACTGTGTTTGTTGCATGCTGGGATGGTTTTGTTCGTGTGTATTCTGCCAGAGCACAACCTTCAGTACTGAAAACACATAAGGAAACAGCGGTCTGA
- the LOC137294116 gene encoding uncharacterized protein isoform X1 has product MWIVRLLVCYLHCVYASSVSICKSMYLFSVNETKSSWWDARESCRMEQGRDLFVSHKNILPTNLHRNTSYWLGAMRYSTWIWTEDGTPLYKYDGYTRLQEGMDHKLLLYNSIYECHLRCKYSRKLGLSEQKCYCLNQSNTVNNESAGDMPCPGNPDEMCGDAHGLSVYTLNTGGLRFKPTRTGVCAYVPNNQSTIKLDYYCNCIRGRKRGFAYYSHGRHNASCSGMVCVSTRGQSWIQAHMSNDLIKLNTSAVEDVKNISGLKYPLWIGLTLKSTKRWANEEVGYEEYLPWISSPTSTCLALRYNGRWMTYMVPCHLRLAFICEGGDSTMDPSHPSTDSQSGGHADDPRGVIIGLAMGNVIFLLTVITLVILLQRQRKLNSKLKDRNQPMNSTENTTYDGLGIQTDNGAYSVVTPDTLDGQPLTAVSGTAATLNAHTDKEYANNRDTDVEGGNSTKEIQYHILEEHSSTERSKSDVGLCEAAGAAEGHYDTTKQRERSRKAEGSYSHIGALNKGFENGDYDVAIVGLVVNRFDDTYNHTSGTNVKTTDYYNT; this is encoded by the exons gtaAACGAGACGAAAAGCAGCTGGTGGGATGCCAGGGAAAGTTGCAGGATGGAGCAGGGGAGAGATCTGTTTGTCTCACATAAAAACATTCTTCCTACAAACCTACACCGCAATACTTCCTACTGGTTAGGAGCCATGAGGTATTCAACGTGGATATGGACAG AAGATGGTACTCCACTGTACAAGTATGATGGGTACACACGACTACAGGAGGGGATGGATCACAAACTATTACTTTATAATTCCATTTACGAGTGTCACCTACGCTGTAAATACAGCAGGAAACTGGGCTTGAGT gAACAGAAGTGTTATTGTCTCAACCAGTCTAACACAGTGAACAATGAGAGTGCAGGCGACATGCCGTGCCCGGGAAACCCTGATGAAATGTGTGGTGACGCACATGGATTGTCAGTCTATACACTTAATACTG GAGGACTCAGATTTAAACCCACGAGGACTGGAGTATGTGCTTATGTACCAAACAACCAATCAACAATTAAGCTTGACTATTACTGCAACTGTATACGAGGAAGAAAGCGTGGATTTGCATATTATTCCCACG GTAGACACAACGCAAGTTGCAGCGGGATGGTGTGTGTGTCGACGCGAGGGCAGTCCTGGATACAGGCTCATATGTCAAATGATCTGATCAAACTAAACACTTCAGCTGTTGAGGATGTAAAAAATATTTCGGGCCTCAAATATCCCCTTTGGATTGGACTCACATTGAAAAGCACAAAGAGATGGGCCAATG AGGAAGTTGGATATGAAGAGTACCTTCCGTGGATTAGTTCACCAACATCAACGTGCTTAGCTTTGAGATACAATGGACGTTGGATGACGTACATGGTTCCTTGCCATTTACGCCTTGCTTTTATTTGTGAAG GGGGAGATTCCACGATGGATCCTTCCCATCCTTCAACCGACAGTCAGTCAGGTGGACATGCTGATGATCCAAGGG gTGTAATCATCGGACTGGCAATGGGCAATGTGATTTTCCTACTGACAGTTATCACTCTTGTGATTCTCCTACAAAG GCAACGCAAACTGAATTCGAAACTAAAAGACAGGAATCAGCCGATGAACTCCACAGAAAACACGACCTATGATGGTCTCGGGATACAGACAGACAATGGAGCATATTCTGTTGTAACCCCTGACACACTGGACGGGCAGCCATTAACTGCTGTTTCCGGGACAGCAGCGACTCTCAACGCTCACACCGACAAAGAATACGCCAACAACCGTGATACTGATGTAGAGGGGGGGAACAGCACCAAGGAGATTCAGTACCACATCCTCGAGGAGCACAGCTCTACAGAAAGAAGTAAAAGTGACGTTGGTTTGTGTGAAGCAGCGGGCGCGGCAGAGGGACACTACGACACCACAAAGCAAAGGGAAAGGTCGAGAAAGGCAGAAGGATCGTACAGTCACATAGGCGCGTTAAATAAGGGGTTTGAAAACGGTGACTATGATGTTGCTATTGTAGGACTGGTTGTGAACAGATTTGATGACACCTACAACCACACGTCTGGTACTAATGTCAAGACCACTGATTACTATAACACATAA
- the LOC137294116 gene encoding uncharacterized protein isoform X3 — MQVVSAYEQKCYCLNQSNTVNNESAGDMPCPGNPDEMCGDAHGLSVYTLNTGGLRFKPTRTGVCAYVPNNQSTIKLDYYCNCIRGRKRGFAYYSHGRHNASCSGMVCVSTRGQSWIQAHMSNDLIKLNTSAVEDVKNISGLKYPLWIGLTLKSTKRWANEEVGYEEYLPWISSPTSTCLALRYNGRWMTYMVPCHLRLAFICEGGDSTMDPSHPSTDSQSGGHADDPRGVIIGLAMGNVIFLLTVITLVILLQRQRKLNSKLKDRNQPMNSTENTTYDGLGIQTDNGAYSVVTPDTLDGQPLTAVSGTAATLNAHTDKEYANNRDTDVEGGNSTKEIQYHILEEHSSTERSKSDVGLCEAAGAAEGHYDTTKQRERSRKAEGSYSHIGALNKGFENGDYDVAIVGLVVNRFDDTYNHTSGTNVKTTDYYNT, encoded by the exons gAACAGAAGTGTTATTGTCTCAACCAGTCTAACACAGTGAACAATGAGAGTGCAGGCGACATGCCGTGCCCGGGAAACCCTGATGAAATGTGTGGTGACGCACATGGATTGTCAGTCTATACACTTAATACTG GAGGACTCAGATTTAAACCCACGAGGACTGGAGTATGTGCTTATGTACCAAACAACCAATCAACAATTAAGCTTGACTATTACTGCAACTGTATACGAGGAAGAAAGCGTGGATTTGCATATTATTCCCACG GTAGACACAACGCAAGTTGCAGCGGGATGGTGTGTGTGTCGACGCGAGGGCAGTCCTGGATACAGGCTCATATGTCAAATGATCTGATCAAACTAAACACTTCAGCTGTTGAGGATGTAAAAAATATTTCGGGCCTCAAATATCCCCTTTGGATTGGACTCACATTGAAAAGCACAAAGAGATGGGCCAATG AGGAAGTTGGATATGAAGAGTACCTTCCGTGGATTAGTTCACCAACATCAACGTGCTTAGCTTTGAGATACAATGGACGTTGGATGACGTACATGGTTCCTTGCCATTTACGCCTTGCTTTTATTTGTGAAG GGGGAGATTCCACGATGGATCCTTCCCATCCTTCAACCGACAGTCAGTCAGGTGGACATGCTGATGATCCAAGGG gTGTAATCATCGGACTGGCAATGGGCAATGTGATTTTCCTACTGACAGTTATCACTCTTGTGATTCTCCTACAAAG GCAACGCAAACTGAATTCGAAACTAAAAGACAGGAATCAGCCGATGAACTCCACAGAAAACACGACCTATGATGGTCTCGGGATACAGACAGACAATGGAGCATATTCTGTTGTAACCCCTGACACACTGGACGGGCAGCCATTAACTGCTGTTTCCGGGACAGCAGCGACTCTCAACGCTCACACCGACAAAGAATACGCCAACAACCGTGATACTGATGTAGAGGGGGGGAACAGCACCAAGGAGATTCAGTACCACATCCTCGAGGAGCACAGCTCTACAGAAAGAAGTAAAAGTGACGTTGGTTTGTGTGAAGCAGCGGGCGCGGCAGAGGGACACTACGACACCACAAAGCAAAGGGAAAGGTCGAGAAAGGCAGAAGGATCGTACAGTCACATAGGCGCGTTAAATAAGGGGTTTGAAAACGGTGACTATGATGTTGCTATTGTAGGACTGGTTGTGAACAGATTTGATGACACCTACAACCACACGTCTGGTACTAATGTCAAGACCACTGATTACTATAACACATAA
- the LOC137294116 gene encoding uncharacterized protein isoform X2, translating into MDHKLLLYNSIYECHLRCKYSRKLGLSEQKCYCLNQSNTVNNESAGDMPCPGNPDEMCGDAHGLSVYTLNTGGLRFKPTRTGVCAYVPNNQSTIKLDYYCNCIRGRKRGFAYYSHGRHNASCSGMVCVSTRGQSWIQAHMSNDLIKLNTSAVEDVKNISGLKYPLWIGLTLKSTKRWANEEVGYEEYLPWISSPTSTCLALRYNGRWMTYMVPCHLRLAFICEGGDSTMDPSHPSTDSQSGGHADDPRGVIIGLAMGNVIFLLTVITLVILLQRQRKLNSKLKDRNQPMNSTENTTYDGLGIQTDNGAYSVVTPDTLDGQPLTAVSGTAATLNAHTDKEYANNRDTDVEGGNSTKEIQYHILEEHSSTERSKSDVGLCEAAGAAEGHYDTTKQRERSRKAEGSYSHIGALNKGFENGDYDVAIVGLVVNRFDDTYNHTSGTNVKTTDYYNT; encoded by the exons ATGGATCACAAACTATTACTTTATAATTCCATTTACGAGTGTCACCTACGCTGTAAATACAGCAGGAAACTGGGCTTGAGT gAACAGAAGTGTTATTGTCTCAACCAGTCTAACACAGTGAACAATGAGAGTGCAGGCGACATGCCGTGCCCGGGAAACCCTGATGAAATGTGTGGTGACGCACATGGATTGTCAGTCTATACACTTAATACTG GAGGACTCAGATTTAAACCCACGAGGACTGGAGTATGTGCTTATGTACCAAACAACCAATCAACAATTAAGCTTGACTATTACTGCAACTGTATACGAGGAAGAAAGCGTGGATTTGCATATTATTCCCACG GTAGACACAACGCAAGTTGCAGCGGGATGGTGTGTGTGTCGACGCGAGGGCAGTCCTGGATACAGGCTCATATGTCAAATGATCTGATCAAACTAAACACTTCAGCTGTTGAGGATGTAAAAAATATTTCGGGCCTCAAATATCCCCTTTGGATTGGACTCACATTGAAAAGCACAAAGAGATGGGCCAATG AGGAAGTTGGATATGAAGAGTACCTTCCGTGGATTAGTTCACCAACATCAACGTGCTTAGCTTTGAGATACAATGGACGTTGGATGACGTACATGGTTCCTTGCCATTTACGCCTTGCTTTTATTTGTGAAG GGGGAGATTCCACGATGGATCCTTCCCATCCTTCAACCGACAGTCAGTCAGGTGGACATGCTGATGATCCAAGGG gTGTAATCATCGGACTGGCAATGGGCAATGTGATTTTCCTACTGACAGTTATCACTCTTGTGATTCTCCTACAAAG GCAACGCAAACTGAATTCGAAACTAAAAGACAGGAATCAGCCGATGAACTCCACAGAAAACACGACCTATGATGGTCTCGGGATACAGACAGACAATGGAGCATATTCTGTTGTAACCCCTGACACACTGGACGGGCAGCCATTAACTGCTGTTTCCGGGACAGCAGCGACTCTCAACGCTCACACCGACAAAGAATACGCCAACAACCGTGATACTGATGTAGAGGGGGGGAACAGCACCAAGGAGATTCAGTACCACATCCTCGAGGAGCACAGCTCTACAGAAAGAAGTAAAAGTGACGTTGGTTTGTGTGAAGCAGCGGGCGCGGCAGAGGGACACTACGACACCACAAAGCAAAGGGAAAGGTCGAGAAAGGCAGAAGGATCGTACAGTCACATAGGCGCGTTAAATAAGGGGTTTGAAAACGGTGACTATGATGTTGCTATTGTAGGACTGGTTGTGAACAGATTTGATGACACCTACAACCACACGTCTGGTACTAATGTCAAGACCACTGATTACTATAACACATAA